A window of Ascaphus truei isolate aAscTru1 chromosome 16, aAscTru1.hap1, whole genome shotgun sequence contains these coding sequences:
- the AGTR2 gene encoding type-2 angiotensin II receptor, protein MCYSNHSLLIITEKTFQDMYFTSSNQSSGQTPTALCLNATLSDYQFELIPVIYAIIFTIGFIGNSVVITVLCLHDGPKTIANIYIFNLAVADLLFLATLPLWATYYAFGYNWLFGKVMCKISGSLLSLNVFASIFFISCMSVDRYLAIVYPLRSQRRTLHQAFIVAIIVWGLAAVSSLPTFYFRNIYYIESLGVNACVMDFPQGKYSSWHVAIALLKIMLGFFFPIIVIGTCYLLIGLHLKNAKGPVINKQNRDRVLKMVAAVVVAFLICWLPFHVLTFLDALTRMNIISNCKIVTAIETAMPFTICMGFSNSCINPLLYCFVGNQFRENFRHLFDFSISQHISSRQSSSRKESVSKEAEQAGL, encoded by the coding sequence ATGTGCTAcagtaaccactcactcctcatCATCACGGAGAAAACATTTCAAGATATGTATTTCACATCTTCGAATCAATCTAGTGGCCAAACGCCTACTGCTTTATGCCTGAATGCTACACTTTCCGACTATCAATTTGAACTGATTCCAGTCATCTACGCCATCATTTTTACCATTGGCTTTATTGGGAACAGTGTGGTAATTACAGTGCTTTGTCTTCACGATGGCCCCAAGACAATTgccaacatatatatttttaacttgGCGGTGGCCGATTTGTTGTTCCTCGCAACATTGCCTCTGTGGGCAACGTATTACGCCTTTGGCTACAACTGGCTGTTTGGAAAGGTGATGTGCAAAATTTCTGGCTCACTTCTATCCCTCAATGTATTTGCCAGTATCTTCTTTATTAGTTGTATGAGTGTGGACCGATACCTAGCCATCGTTTACCCTCTTCGCTCACAAAGGAGAACCTTGCACCAAGCTTTTATTGTGGCAATAATTGTTTGGGGTCTAGCTGCTGTGTcctccctccccactttttatTTTCGCAATATATACTACATTGAGAGCTTGGGAGTTAACGCTTGCGTTATGGATTTTCCCCAAGGAAAATATTCAAGTTGGCATGTGGCAATAGCCCTACTGAAGATCATGCTCGGCTTCTTTTTTCCCATAATTGTGATTGGGACGTGTTATCTATTGATTGGTTTACATCTAAAGAACGCAAAGGGCCCTGTCATAAACAAGCAGAACAGAGACAGAGTCTTGAAAATGGTTGCTGCCGTTGTTGTGGCCTTTTTAATCTGCTGGCTGCCTTTCCATGTTCTGACCTTCTTGGATGCCCTTACCAGAATGAATATCATTAGTAATTGCAAAATTGTAACAGCTATTGAGACAGCGATGCCATTTACCATCTGCATGGGATTTTCAAACAGCTGCATTAATCCACTATTGTATTGCTTTGTTGGAAATCAATTCAGAGAGAATTTCAGGCATTTATTCGACTTTAGTATTTCCCAGCACATCAGCAGCAGGCAAAGCTCTTCAAGAAAGGAAAGTGTCTCTAAAGAAGCAGAACAAGCTGGACTGTGA